The region cTGAAGCATGCACTCAAGCAACATCTCCAGAGGCAAGAGGGGAACCAATTGAATCGCATATATATTCTCCAGATGAATCACTTAGTTTATCATTAGAATACTTTAGTCCATCCAAGGACATCAAAGGTATAGCTGTAAAACCTTTATTGAGGCGGTATCTTCGTTGTCCTGCTGCTGTGACcatttttcatttacaaaaGCTTATACGAGCTAAGTATGGCTTAACTGATGCACATAGGGTGGATGTAATGTATAAAGAGGAACCCCTGTGTAGTAGTTATACATTGATGGATGTGATGTATATTTATCATTGGAGACGAGTAAGTATCAATGgtctattgaaaatatttagaaattttaattctattgAAATCTTTtctataaacaatttttttatcatatttatttcagaaaGTGCCATTGCATTTAAGTTacagaatatttgaatcttCTCCAAAGCGAATAAAACTTTCTGAAGATAATGTCAATTATAAAACAACTTTACTTCATGCTGGAATTGATTCCATTGaatcaaaagaagaaaaatcatcAAAAAGGGAATGGAAAGAAGTACAGTTGAAGATATCTGAAACTGGTATTATGAGCATTACAGATATAACGGACCaacaatttaagaaaaatacaaaagttGAAGAATCCATTACTAGCATTGAAACAATAAACACATCGATAGTTGAAGAAAATGACAGTAAAAATAACATACCCGAAGCCAGTGAAGGAAACAAACCGTCTTCAGACAAACAAGATGTTAGTGAGTCTGATAATTCTTCCAAATTAAACGAATTTGGTGAACAAAAATGCCCCAATCAAACAGAAACTGTGAAAACATTAACAAAAGGAATTGAAAATACGATAAACTTTAAATATGAGGAGGAATCGAAAAATCGATCGGATAATAACAATGTTgaagataaaacaattttacagAAAAGTATTCAATCACAAGAGATGGCACAATATGTGAGTGAACatgaaattagaaataataacattgaaaataaAGATCAAAAGGAGTCATCaagaaataacaataatattatcgCGGATAAATTGGAAAACTCTAAGCAAAATTCAAGAAATgagataaaatttataaatacaggATCGAAAATCAATGCTCTAAGTGTGAAATTACAATTCCAACCGAAAACTGGACAAATTAGCAGTAACAATGCTTCTTCGAAAAAGGTTACGAAAGATAGGAAAATCACACCACAGTCGTCTAAAAAGGTAGAGGTAAAGATTGCTGAAAACTTAAAATCTACAGAGCTGAAAAATTCTTTTGATCCTTCAAAAACACAAGTAATGACAAATAATGGTGGGGTTACATTAACCAAATCATTAGTTCCATGTTCTACAAAAGCCATATCACAGAAAACAGAATTACTGGATGCCACAGAACCTGTTTTATCAACGTACCCAAGTACTTCAGTTAATTCTGAAACGAGAGAAAcggaaataaatgtaagaaaTGTGCAATCAACTGATCAGAAGGAAGAATATTCTTCTCAAGGAGAaagtattatagaaaaaaaaCCATATGTATCAGAGCAGATTTCAACAGAATCTTGTCAAAGAACCAATGGACAAGCAAATACACCTTCCCAAAAGTCGTACACTCAAATTGAATCGTTATCAAATGATAATCTCGCATCATCAAATCCTTCTACATCACTACCTATGTCTGTTGGTAATGGAATCAATCCAATTTCTACGTCAACAATAAGTCAATCTACATCTACATTTCCCTATATGGTCCAGGATTTGGTAAATAGTACTATGTTGAAAAATTCTCTCAAAAGTTTAAGTACATCAACGACGCAAAAATTATCCTCTACTGCAATTTCTGAAAATGAAGTACCTACATCTTCAGTATCAGAAAGTTCTACAGCATTTACTATACCTTCCTTgaacgtttcttcttctttgaaaAGTAGTTATCTAAGTCCAAGTACTTCAAAAGAATCCGTTTTGAAAGCGAATTTGGAAATAACTAATACATATTCAGTGCCTCCTTGTCCCGATGCTATTCCAATCTCTTTGATGAAACCAACAATTcgtaaaaatgaattaattacGAAGGGTtctaatttaaatgaaatttgtgCAAAAATTGGGGCCTCCGGTTcaaaaattaatgatatttgTGCTAAAATTGGGGAAAATtctaaagaaaaaaacaaaacggAAGTAAGAAGTAAATCCGATATCCcagatttattaaaaatcggGAGAAAGAATGGTTCGCCATCAATCGCCATTGATTCCAGTAGTAAACAGCAGCAACATACAAATATTCCAAATGTGCCCGTTTATGCACCTAATAGTAGTGCAATCACAACAGAGAGCAAACATATTTATTCAAATGTAAAGGATAGTCTTAGAGCTACTTCGTTAATAACTACTTCTCCAATGGCTACATCACACTCTTTACAGAAGGTTCTCTCTGTCTCTAAAAAACAAAGTCAAGCAGTAGGTTACAAGACTCTTCGTGATCCCCCAAGATGCTGGAATCCTACACTTTCTAAAAACAATTATGTAGCAGTTAAGAATCAAAGTAAAGAGACACAAAACCAATTACATCAAACCACGCTTTTCGAAAGAAGTAAGACAATTCAATCTAAACCggctaaaatttttaaaatgagaAACATGCCAAGATATTTGGGTAATCCCGCATCTGGAGTGAAGCCAATGTACGGTATCGGTAATGAATGTAAAGAGAAAGAACAGTCGACAATGTCATCAACAACAACTACAAACACATCTAGCAGTTCTAAAAATGGGAACTTGAGTATGATGAAGATAGATCCTAAAACTTTATCTCCAATTGTATCAACAGTTAATTCACCTATCGTTTCACCACCTCCATATTCTCCTAGTGCAAGGAATTACCCAAATCCTCCATTCTCAAGAGATATTTGTAGAAGTACTGGTTCGCCaatatctccaaaaaattcTCCAGTAAACATGCTTTCAACGAGTCCTTTTATACCTTCTCCAACACCAAATATGAATCCTGGGCTAATCTATCCTCACTTTCCACGACCATTTCCAGATGCTACTAGATTTCCAAATCCTTTGATACGTTCACCAATAGGAATTCCATCTCCCAGTGCCTTCCATAGTAATTTACCTCCTTCAATTAATAAATTGTATCAACGATCTAGTTATATTCCACAAACTACTGGCTTTTCTCCAGTTTCACAACCTCCAACAGTTCAGAGAATACCACCAAGCACCTATTCTTCACCTAAGTCACCTAAAACTACCTCTCTAACAGCAATTTCTCCTGCATCTTACAACTTGGTCAAACCCGAAACACAAGCGATCGCAACATCTCTTGAGACTAATAACCTGCTTCTTCCAGAAAATACATCACAGGAAGATGTTAGTGCATTTAATTTGTCTAAGACTGGAAATTTTTGCAACACGGAGGTTGTTAACATGCCGACAGAGACAGTTCGAAATTCTAAATCAACTTCGCTTTCTCCCAGTTCAAGTGTTGGACAGAATAAAAATACATCGATCGTTAATTCTAAAGCTAAGTTAGAAACGTCTCCATTGGGTGCAGGCGATCAAGATCAAAATAAGGAACGGTTGGAAAAGGAAGCTATAAAATGtaaagaacaaaatttatatctatCAAAAGGACAAAATTTGGAAAAGAGTCAACCTGATGAGGATAGTGACAGTGTaaatacgaaaaaagaaaaatctcctACACAAATTAATGGAGATCTCACTAATGAAAAGAAGGACGAAGCAATAACAGAAAAAATTGCAGAACAGAATGAGCAAAATGAAGCAGAGATAGTACAAGTTTCAGAAAAAGttgttgaaaaagaaaaagtagaagaacCCAAAAACGAGAAATGTGAAAAAACCGAGGAGCAGCAGAATAATTCTGAGATTCAAGTTAACAAAACAAAGACATAAATTTTGCATTGAGCAACTCATGCAAGTTGTACGTTCGTTGACGTATGAAAATATTCggatattattacattttattttatacaaaatattttgtcgAATCGTAATTCAACATATTTCAGATTCCTGACAAATTTTTTCACGCTGCTAATACAAAACTAATACGTgttgttattttaattattacgatTTTTAAACTGCAAAGCATTAAACATATTGAAACAATAATATGTTTAATGTATCACTAATATTTAAATCTTTATCTTACATAAAAGTTGTAATAATTAGAAATACATAACACatgtctctccctctctttctctccatcTCTTTTCTGGtttaaacaaaaaagaaaaaatgaaagaaatgacTAAATATATTCAAGGTCACGTTCGACATAAGGGCTGTATAAAGATTATATAGAAAACGATACTGCGTATAGTTAATCATATTTATATGAGgagtttttataaaataatttcacgcAGTCTGTTAGTTTAcattatttatcatatttctgaacaaattttattatttgtttcttaATATATCTTAGTCAACTAAATATTTAACCAAAGCCTCGAGAATTAATCTAATGTTCCAGGTAGATTTAGCTACGATACACTTTTTCGATTGGCTCTTTTTT is a window of Bombus terrestris chromosome 17, iyBomTerr1.2, whole genome shotgun sequence DNA encoding:
- the LOC100648918 gene encoding serine-rich adhesin for platelets isoform X2, yielding MSGQSGGHRLRLSKLNDQLTCKLCGGYFIDATTIIECLHSFCRSCIVKYLENNKYCPICEVQVHKSKPLLNIRPDHTLQDIVYKLVPGCYQNEMRCRRDFYLKHPEACTQATSPEARGEPIESHIYSPDESLSLSLEYFSPSKDIKGIAVKPLLRRYLRCPAAVTIFHLQKLIRAKYGLTDAHRVDVMYKEEPLCSSYTLMDVMYIYHWRRKVPLHLSYRIFESSPKRIKLSEDNVNYKTTLLHAGIDSIESKEEKSSKREWKEVQLKISETGIMSITDITDQQFKKNTKVEESITSIETINTSIVEENDSKNNIPEASEGNKPSSDKQDVSESDNSSKLNEFGEQKCPNQTETVKTLTKGIENTINFKYEEESKNRSDNNNVEDKTILQKSIQSQEMAQYVSEHEIRNNNIENKDQKESSRNNNNIIADKLENSKQNSRNEIKFINTGSKINALSVKLQFQPKTGQISSNNASSKKVTKDRKITPQSSKKVEVKIAENLKSTELKNSFDPSKTQVMTNNGGVTLTKSLVPCSTKAISQKTELLDATEPVLSTYPSTSVNSETRETEINVRNVQSTDQKEEYSSQGESIIEKKPYVSEQISTESCQRTNGQANTPSQKSYTQIESLSNDNLASSNPSTSLPMSVGNGINPISTSTISQSTSTFPYMVQDLVNSTMLKNSLKSLSTSTTQKLSSTAISENEVPTSSVSESSTAFTIPSLNVSSSLKSSYLSPSTSKESVLKANLEITNTYSVPPCPDAIPISLMKPTIRKNELITKGSNLNEICAKIGASGSKINDICAKIGENSKEKNKTEVRSKSDIPDLLKIGRKNGSPSIAIDSSSKQQQHTNIPNVPVYAPNSSAITTESKHIYSNVKDSLRATSLITTSPMATSHSLQKVLSVSKKQSQAVGYKTLRDPPRCWNPTLSKNNYVAVKNQSKETQNQLHQTTLFERSKTIQSKPAKIFKMRNMPRYLGNPASGVKPMYGIGNECKEKEQSTMSSTTTTNTSSSSKNGNLKNTSQEDVSAFNLSKTGNFCNTEVVNMPTETVRNSKSTSLSPSSSVGQNKNTSIVNSKAKLETSPLGAGDQDQNKERLEKEAIKCKEQNLYLSKGQNLEKSQPDEDSDSVNTKKEKSPTQINGDLTNEKKDEAITEKIAEQNEQNEAEIVQVSEKVVEKEKVEEPKNEKCEKTEEQQNNSEIQVNKTKT
- the LOC100648918 gene encoding mucin-3A isoform X1, with the translated sequence MSGQSGGHRLRLSKLNDQLTCKLCGGYFIDATTIIECLHSFCRSCIVKYLENNKYCPICEVQVHKSKPLLNIRPDHTLQDIVYKLVPGCYQNEMRCRRDFYLKHPEACTQATSPEARGEPIESHIYSPDESLSLSLEYFSPSKDIKGIAVKPLLRRYLRCPAAVTIFHLQKLIRAKYGLTDAHRVDVMYKEEPLCSSYTLMDVMYIYHWRRKVPLHLSYRIFESSPKRIKLSEDNVNYKTTLLHAGIDSIESKEEKSSKREWKEVQLKISETGIMSITDITDQQFKKNTKVEESITSIETINTSIVEENDSKNNIPEASEGNKPSSDKQDVSESDNSSKLNEFGEQKCPNQTETVKTLTKGIENTINFKYEEESKNRSDNNNVEDKTILQKSIQSQEMAQYVSEHEIRNNNIENKDQKESSRNNNNIIADKLENSKQNSRNEIKFINTGSKINALSVKLQFQPKTGQISSNNASSKKVTKDRKITPQSSKKVEVKIAENLKSTELKNSFDPSKTQVMTNNGGVTLTKSLVPCSTKAISQKTELLDATEPVLSTYPSTSVNSETRETEINVRNVQSTDQKEEYSSQGESIIEKKPYVSEQISTESCQRTNGQANTPSQKSYTQIESLSNDNLASSNPSTSLPMSVGNGINPISTSTISQSTSTFPYMVQDLVNSTMLKNSLKSLSTSTTQKLSSTAISENEVPTSSVSESSTAFTIPSLNVSSSLKSSYLSPSTSKESVLKANLEITNTYSVPPCPDAIPISLMKPTIRKNELITKGSNLNEICAKIGASGSKINDICAKIGENSKEKNKTEVRSKSDIPDLLKIGRKNGSPSIAIDSSSKQQQHTNIPNVPVYAPNSSAITTESKHIYSNVKDSLRATSLITTSPMATSHSLQKVLSVSKKQSQAVGYKTLRDPPRCWNPTLSKNNYVAVKNQSKETQNQLHQTTLFERSKTIQSKPAKIFKMRNMPRYLGNPASGVKPMYGIGNECKEKEQSTMSSTTTTNTSSSSKNGNLSMMKIDPKTLSPIVSTVNSPIVSPPPYSPSARNYPNPPFSRDICRSTGSPISPKNSPVNMLSTSPFIPSPTPNMNPGLIYPHFPRPFPDATRFPNPLIRSPIGIPSPSAFHSNLPPSINKLYQRSSYIPQTTGFSPVSQPPTVQRIPPSTYSSPKSPKTTSLTAISPASYNLVKPETQAIATSLETNNLLLPENTSQEDVSAFNLSKTGNFCNTEVVNMPTETVRNSKSTSLSPSSSVGQNKNTSIVNSKAKLETSPLGAGDQDQNKERLEKEAIKCKEQNLYLSKGQNLEKSQPDEDSDSVNTKKEKSPTQINGDLTNEKKDEAITEKIAEQNEQNEAEIVQVSEKVVEKEKVEEPKNEKCEKTEEQQNNSEIQVNKTKT